The following are from one region of the Ochotona princeps isolate mOchPri1 chromosome 15, mOchPri1.hap1, whole genome shotgun sequence genome:
- the ATXN7L3B gene encoding ataxin-7-like protein 3B, whose translation MEEISLANLDTNKLEAIAQEIYVDLIEDSCLGFCFEVHRAVKCGYFYLEFADTGSVKEFGLQPVEDKGACRLPLCSLPGEAGNGPDQPLQRSPPEFQ comes from the coding sequence ATGGAGGAGATTTCCTTGGCCAACCTGGATACCAACAAGCTGGAGGCCATCGCTCAGGAGATCTATGTAGACCTGATCGAGGATTCGTGCCTGGGATTCTGCTTTGAGGTGCACCGGGCCGTCAAATGTGGCTATTTCTACCTGGAGTTCGCAGACACCGGGAGCGTGAAGGAGTTTGGCCTTCAGCCGGTGGAAGACAAAGGAGCGTGCCGCCTCCCGCTCTGCTCCCTTCCCGGGGAGGCCGGGAATGGGCCCGACCAGCCGCTGCAGCGCTCCCCGCCCGAATTCCAGTAG